DNA from Paludisphaera mucosa:
CGTCCCTGAGCAGGGTGCCGCACCGGCCGTCGTCGGCGAACTCGTGGCGATGGGTCCAGGACGCGAACGGACCCCGGATCTGGCGGTCGACGAAGAGCCGGCCGGGTTCGTACTCGATATGCTCGACGGCCCACTCGATCGGCAGCGGACCGAGTCGCGTCCGGATCACGACCTGCGTCCCCACTTCGAGGGAATTCGGGGCCTGGACGACCTCGACCGGCTCGCCGGGCGGGATCAGTCGGTCGAAGGCGTCGGGGCGTTCGAAGAACGCGAAGACGTCGGCCGGCGACGCGTCGATCCGTGATTCTTTGATGAACCGACGCATGAACCTGGCCGCCTTTACGCGCGGGGGGACCGAAAGCCTGGACTGATCATCGGGATAGACTATGGAAAGTTTGACGATCTGTAAATATCGAAGACCTGGCCGACGCTTACCGGTCCTCCCGGCGATTTCGGGCGTCGCAGGAGCGTCAGCGACGCGGCGGAGGGCCGCAGCGGGCTATAGTTGCGCCGAGGCCGGCCGCCGCGACGCATGCGTCGGCGAGTCCTTGACTGGCCGGTCCGACCAGAGTTAGCCTTGAAGGCGAACCATCGGCCGAGCGTTCCGCCCTGCACAGCCCGGACGCGAGAGCGGGCTCCTGCCTCCCGTCGCCCCGCTGCACCGCCCGCTCGCGTCCGTCTCCCGCTCCGATCTTTTACACGTGGTCCGGAGACCTACAGCATGCAGAACAAACCCCTCGTGAATCGTCGCACCTTCCTGGAGACGGCCGGCGCCGCGACCGGAGCGGCCGTGGCCGCCGGCACCTTCGCCCACCCCGCGGTCGGCGCCGTGAAGGGTGCCAACGAGCGGATCAACGTCGCCATCCTCGGCCCCGGCGGACGCGCCCAGGAGCACATCCGCATCCTGGGCCACCTGAAGGAAGAGACGAAGCTGGTCGACATCATCGGCCTCTGCGACGTCTGGGACGGCAACGACGACGCCAAGCGCGGGCTCTACTACTCCGCCAAGAAGGTGGGCCTGGACGCCGAGGGGAAGGACAAGGACCGGATCACCAAGGATTACCGCAAGATCCTGGAGTGCAAGGACGTCGACGTCGTCCTGGTCGCCACCCCCGACCACTGGCACGCCAAGATGTGCCAGGACGCGATGGAGGCGGGCAAGGACGTCTACTGCGAAAAGCCGATGACCCACACCATCGAGGAGGCCCGCAAGCTCGTCGAGACGGTCAATCGGACCAAGCAGGTCTTCACCGTGGGCGTCCAGTCCACCGCCGACCCCCGCTGGCGTGAGGCCAACAAGCTCATCACCGACGGCAAGATCGGCAAGGTGATGCAGGGCCAGACGTCGTACTACCGCAACAGCAACGTCGGCCAGTGGCGGTACTACAAGCTCACCAAGGACATGACGCCCAAGACGGTCGACTGGAAGATGTTCCTCGGCACCGACTTCGGCCTGGCCCCCGACCAGCCCTTCGACCGCGCCCGCTACGCCCAGTGGCGCTGCTACTGGGACTTCGGCGGCGGCATGTACACCGACCTGTTCGTCCACCAGCTCACCCACCTGATCCTGGCGATGGGCGTCCGCCTGCCGCGGCGGGTCGTCGGCGCCGGCGGCCTCTACATGGAGTACGACGGCCGCGACGTGCCCGACGTCGCCACGGTGGTGGCCGACTACGACGAGGGCTGTCAGGTCCTCATCTCGGCCACCATGTGCAACGACGTCCAGCTCCCCGAAGTCATCCGCGGCCACACCGCGACCGTCCGGTTCGACCCCACGCCCAAGGGGGGCTACTCGGTCGTCCAGCAGAAGCTCGAAGGCCGGCCGGCCCCTCCGGGAGCCAACCAGGGCGAGGGCGGCGACAAGTTCACCCCCGAGCAGCCTCGCGAAGACACCCGCGCCCTCTGGGAGCACTTCCTCGAGTGCACCCGGTCGCGCAACCCCGAGACCCTCTGCCCGGTCGAGCTCGGCTACGCCGCGATCGCCACGGTCAACCTCGGCGTCAAGTCTTACCGCGAAGGCAAGGCGTACTACATCAACAAGGAGAACGGCGAGGTCGTCGACGCCGACTCCGCCTGGGCCGCCCGCTGGGAAGAGCGCAGCAAGCTCCGCGGCAAGCCAAACCAGGTCATCGGCTGGAACGCCGGCGAGACCGGCTCGCTCCTCGAAGCTCCCGAGTACCAGAAGCTCGGCGGCACCTGGGTCGACGGCAAGGACCCCGCCGGCGCCTGAGCCGACAGGCGTCGATCCGCGCCGGATTTCCGGCGCGGATCGACGCCGTTCCCATCAACGCCCCGCGGGACGCGCCTCTGGCCGTTACGCGGGGCGTCGTCATGCGCGAGACGTACCCGACCGCGAGGACGGCTGCCGGGCGAGGGCGGTTCGCCCGCGACGTCCGCCGCCTCGTCGGCTAAACTCCGATGCGACATCGGCCCGCGCACGGTTTCCGACACTTCGGTCGACGGGAGTCCAGCATGAATCGACGTGACTTGAACGCGACCATCGGACTGATCCTGGGAGCCCTCCTGATCCTCGGGTCGCCGGAGCAGGGGAGGGCCCAGCAGGAGAAACGAACAGAGCAGGAAGACCTACGCGCCCCCGGCGAGGAGCACAAGCGGCTCAACGCCATGGCGGGCCGCTGGGACGTGGTCGTGACCTACAGGCTGGGCCCCGATCGCGAGATGAAGGGGACCGCCCAATGCGATGCGAAGTGGGTGCTCGACGGCCGGTTCCTACGGCAGGATTACCGCAGCGAAATCCAGAAACGACCCTTCGAGGTCGTGCAGTACCTCGGGTTCGACCGCAGCAAGAAGAGGTTCGTCGAGCTGAAGATGGACAGCATGGATACCGCGGTGATGCACAACGAAGGCTCCCTCTCCGACGACGGCCGGACGATCACTTGCGTGGGAGAACGACTCGATCGTGAGGACGGCCGATCCCGTCCCCTGCGTACCGTCTACACCCTCACCGACGCCGATCACTTCACCCTGTCGTGGTACACGACCGATTCAACGGGGAAGGAAGAGAAGGCCGTCGAGCTGGTCCATACGCGCAGGGCCCCCTGAGACGCAGGGGCGCTTATCTATCCTCGCACCGGAGCCAGGACGGCGAGAACCCGGAACATGCGCTGAACCTAATTCTACTGTAACCGATTTCTCGTGACACCCCGGGTCGGGCCTTATATTCTGACGGGTGTGGAGGATACGCACACCCCAGGGAACTGCCCCGATGTCACTCCTGGATCATCACGAGGCCCAGGCCCTGCTGGCCGACGCTGTGGTCTCCACCGACGCCGTTCGGGGTCGGGACGACCGCCTGACGGATTTTCTCCAACGCTACCTGCCTCGCTTCTATCGGGTCGAGCAACGGGCGACGGCGGCCCTGGTCATCCGCGGCCGGCTCGGCGGCCTGGAGCGCAAGACCTCCGAGCCGATCGCCATCGAGGCCGGGCTGCCCCGCAAGCCGATCCAGTTCTTCGTCGGCTCGGGCAAGTGGGACGACGAGTCTGTCATGTCCGAGTTGCGGGCGCACGTCGGCGACGAGATGGCCGACTCCGACGGCGTCGTGGTGGTCGACGGCAGCTCCTTCCCCAAGAAGGGGACCGAGTCGTGCGGGGTCGCCCGGCAGTGGTGCGGCCGGCTCGGCAAGGTGGACAACTGCCAGGTCGGCGTCTTCCTCGCCTACGCGGCCGGCGACGGCTATGCCCCGCTGGACCGTCGGCTCTACCTGCCGGAGGATTGGTCCGGCGACGCGGCCCGCCGCGAGAAGCGCCACGTCCCGCCGGAGGTCGCATTCCGCGAGAGGTGGCAGATCGCCCTGGAGATGCTGGATCGGAGCTTGCCCGGCCTGGCCCACGGCTGGATCGCCGGCGATGACGAATTCGGCCGGGCCTCCGAGTTCCGCGCGGCGTTGCGTCGGCGGAAGGAACGCTACGCCCTGGACGTGCCGTGCAACACCACGGTGCGCGACCTGGAACGTCGGCGACCGCCGCGCAAGCGGGCCGGCGTCGGCCGCAAGCGCGAGACGCCGTTCGTCCGCGCCGACGCCTGGGCGGCGAGCCGGTCGGAGTCGCGTTGGGAGCGGATCGAGGTGCGCGACGGCGAGAAGGGCCCGCTGGTCGTGGACGCGATGACGGCCCGGGTGAGAACCAGGCAGGAAGGCCGGGTCGGTCCCGAAGAGCGCCTGGTGGTGATCCGCGTGGTCGGCGAGTCGCGGATCGACTACGCCCTGACCGACGCCGGCCCCGAGGTCCCGCTCGCGGAGGTCGTGCGAGCCCAGCGGCGACGGCACCGGATCGAGGAGATGTTCGAGGCCGGCAACGGCGAGGCCGGGCTGGACCACTACGAGGTGCGGAGCTGGGTCGGCTGGCGCCACCACATGACGCTGTCGCTGGTGGCGTTATGGTTCTTGTGCCTGGAGCGACGGCGGGTCGGGGGGGGAAACCCCGGCGATCACCGTGCCGCAGACGCGGCACATCCTGGCCCGGCTGCTCCGCGACCCGCCGCCGAGCCCGGAGGAGATCGCCCGCGTGGTGTCGCGGGTGCTGCGGCGTAACGAGGAGTCGAGGATCTACCGCTGGCACGAGGCCGCCGGGACGTTCCCCCCGCGACGGCCGAGGCCGAATACCGGTTAGGCGGCGCCACGCATGCACTACCTGAAATATCGCTGGGACGAGGATCGAGGCGACGAATACGCCGGCTGGGGTGGCTCTTGGTGGTATTTCGAGATCGGCGACGACGGGTCTCCCTCCCGCCAAGTTGAGGAGTACGACGGCGGGGTCCGCCTCCGCTACAGCCACGAGCATCGTGAGGACCGATTCGGCGGCCTCGGTTACGGCCATGAATCCGAGATGGATCGCTCGGCCGATGCGGTGCTATCCGCCGAGGAATTCGATGTAGTGTGGCGGCGATGCCCCTGGCACAACGATCCCGCCTGACGTCGAAGGACGGGAAGACCGGCCGCCGGAACGATCTCCTTGGGCCGAGGTGAGGAGCCTGGAAAAACAGTTACAGTAGAATTAATCCGAGCGGGGGAACCACTCGCCGCCGACGCAGGTTCGTTCGAGGGTGAGCCCCCCCGCGGGGTCGCGACGCATCAGGACGAGGTCCGCGGGCTGGCCGACCGCGATACGGGGCTCCGGTCGCTGCAGCAGCCGGGCCGGGTTGAGCGTCACGAGGTCGAGCAGAGGGCGCGGAAACGCCGGTTCGACCGAGTTGAGGAACCGCAGCCCGGCCTCCAGGCCCTGCGTCGATCCTGCCAGGTAGGGCGTACCGGCGAGGACGATCTTCCCCCCCGGATCGACGTCCCAGGCGCCGTAATTTCCGGGGGGGAGCCCGGCGAGCCAGCCGGCGTCGCTGACCAGGATCAGCCTCCGCCAGCCCTTCGCCCGCACCAGGACGCGGAGCACGTCCGGGTCGAGGTGATGGCCGTCGGCGATCAACGATGCATTTAGCCGGTCTTCGGCGGCCTGGAACCAGATCGGGTTGGGGTGGCGGGGAAGCTCCGAGGCGATCCCGTTCCCCAGGTGTGTGCTCAAAGTCGCCCCGGCTTCCACCGCCGCCCGCAAGGTCTGGCGATCCGTCGCCGTATGACCGATGGCGACGACGACGCCCGCCGCCGTCGCCTGGCGGATGAACTCCGCCGCACCCGGACGCTCGGGGGCGAGCGTGGTCAGTACGACACGCCCTCCGGAAGCCTCTTGAAAGCGTTCGAACAGGCTCCAGTCGGGATCCCGCATCGCCTCGACGGGATGCGTGCCCCGGTACCCGGGAAGCTCGGACAGGAACGGTCCTTCCAGGTGGACGCCGACGACCATCCGGTCGACATCGGGCTCGGCCTCGCAGGCCCGGGCGATGGTCTTGAGCCCATGCAGAGTATGCTCGACCGGGGCCGTGATGAGCGTGGGGCAGAGGCGTGCGACGCCCAGGCCGCGCTGGGCGCGGACGATGGCGACGACCTGCTCGACGGTCAGGCCCGGGCTGGAGAAGGAGTGGCCCCAGCGACCGTTCGTCTGGACGTCCCAGAACGCCGGGGCGATGAAGCGCTCGTTTTCACCGTCCTCGGCGAGGCCGTCGAGGGGGTCGATTCGCTCGATCATGCCGGCCCGGGTCTCGATTTGGACCCGACGTGGGCCGTCCCAATCTCGTCCCCGGACGATCACGACGTCGTGGCCTTCCGGCGCTGCAGGGCGGCGGTGATGAACTCGCGGAAGAGCGGGTGGGGGTGAGTCGGCTTGGACTGGAACTCGGGATGGAACTGCACGGCCACGAACCAGGGGTGGTCGGACAGCTCGACGATCTCGACGATCTGGCCGTCCGGGCTCTTGCCCGAGGCCACGAGGCCGGCCTTTTCCAGGGATTCGCGGTACGTGTTGTTGAACTCGTAACGGTGGCGATGGCGTTCGGAGATGCGTTCGACCCCGTACGCCTTGCGAGCGAGCCGGTCGGGGGTCAGCTCGCAGGGCCACGCCCCCAGCCGCATCGTTCCGCCTCGATGGGTGACGGCCATCTGCTCTTCCATCAGGGCGATGACGGGATGGTCGCAGTCCTTCTCGAACTCGGTGCTGTTCGCGTCTTCGAGGCCGAGGACGGTGCGGGCGAACTCGATCACCGCGCACTGCATCCCCAGGCAGATGCCGAAGAAGGGGAGGCCGCGGGTGCGGGCGTAGCGGATGGCCTCGATCTTGCCCTCGATCCCCCGCATGCCGAATCCGCCGGGGACGAGGACGCCGTCGACGCCCCCCAGCAGGGCGTCCGCCCCCCGCGCGCTCACTTCTTCGGCCTCGATGCGCACGACCGAGACCCGGGCCCGGTTGGCGATCCCGGCGTGGTCGAGCGACTCGTAGACCGACTTGTAGGCGTCGCGGTGCTTCATGTACTTGCCGACGACGGCGATCCGCACCTCGTGCTTCGGGTGCACGATCCGCTCGACCATCTCGGTCCATTCCGTCAGGTCGAGCGGGCTGGCCTTGAGGCCCAGCCGCTTGACGAGGAGGTTGTCGAGCCCGTTCTGGACCAGGCTCAGCGGCACCTCGTAGATGCTGTACTGCCGGTCGCGTTCCTCGATGACCGCCTTCTTGTCGACGTTGCAGAAGAGGGCGATCTTGTCCTTGTCGTCGGTCGGGATCGGCTGCTCGCTGCGGCAGATGAGGATGTCGGGCTGGATGCCGATCTGGCGGAGCGCGCCGACGGAGTGCTGCGTCGGCTTGGTCTTCAGCTCGGCCGCGGCCTTGAGGTAGGGGACCAGCGTCAGGTGGATGTAGACGCAGTTCTCGCGGCCCACGTCGATGGCGAACTGGCGGATCGCCTCCAGGAAGGGGAGGCTCTCGATGTCGCCGACGGTCCCGCCGATCTCGGTGATCACCACGTCGACGTCGTCGGTCGCGAGCTGGTGGACCGCCGCCTTGATCTCGTCGGTGACGTGGGGGATGACCTGCACGGTCTTGCCCTCGTAATACCGCCCCTCGCGCTCCTTCTGGATGACGGAGAGGTAGATCTTGCCCGTCGTGTAGTTGCAGTCCTTGGTGAGCGTAGCGTGCGTGAACCGCTCGTAGTGGCCGAGGTCGAGGTCGGTCTCGGAACCGTCGTCCAGGACGTAGACCTCGCCGTGCTGGTACGGGCTCATCGTGCCCGGGTCGACGTTGATGTAGGGGTCGAACTTCTGGAGTCGCACCCGCAGCCCGCGCTGTTCCAGGATCATGCCGATCGAGGCGCAGGTGAGCCCCTTGCCGAGCGAGCTGACAACGCCGCCCGTCACGAAGATGTGCTTGGCCATCGCCTAACCTTGGTGGGTGAGCCTGGACCCGGTCGTGGTAAAAGCCCAGTATACAAGACCCGGGCGACCACGGCGAGGCCGCCCCGGGCTCGACCGGCCCGGCGTTTACGCATCACTCGACCCCGCCCCCCGCGAAGGCGCCGGCGCGGCCTAGTCAGTCCTCCGAAGGCTCATCGTCGGCGACGGGCTCGACGTCGATCTCCAGGTTCATGCGATAGCCGATCTCCTCGATCCCGGCCGTCCAGGCGTCGTCGGCGTCGGGCGGGACCAGCACCAACGCCCGCATGGCGAACAGTGGCGCGGCGCTGGTGGGCGCCGGCGCCGATTCGGAGTCCATCTCCTCGATGCTGATCCCGTGTCGCGCCAGCAGGCTCGCGATCTCATGGATGATTCCTTCGTGGTCGGCTCCGTCCACCTGGATGTGGAAGGGGGCCCAGCCGACGTGGGATTCCGCGTCCGAATCGGCGTGGCCGACCGCGACCTTATAACCCCGGCCCGCCAGCCCCTCGAAATCGGCGTCGATCCCGTCGCCCTTGCCTTCGGGCGTCGAGACGAGCATCAGGACCGCGAACTGGCCGCCGAGACGCGCCATGCGGCTGGTCTCGACGTTGCCCCCGCGGACGAGCACTAGGCGGGTCACTTCCTCGACGATCCCGATGCGGTCGGGGCCGGTCACGGTCAGGACGAAATTCTCGGACATGGCAAGCTCCAGCGGTCGAATCGAGAGGTCAAGGGGACGATCGCCAGGACTCTCACCTATTTCACCCGCACAAGCTTCATGATGCGGCCCGAGACGTTCCAGTCCTGGACGTACAGGTTGCCGTCCTTGTCCCATGACGAACCATGAGTGCCGCTGAAGATCCCCTCGACCCACTGCTCCTGGGGGATGTTATAGTTGCCCCCCTTCGCCGGGTCGGGGTTGTTGCCGAGGACCGAGACGATCGTATTCGTCTTGTCGAGGATCACCACCCGGCCGTGGAGGTCCGGCACCGAGACGAAATCGCCCTGCACCGAGGCCGACGTCGGCATGCCCAGCCCGGTCACGATCTCCTCGATGAAATTGCCGTCGAGGTCGTAGTGGAGCAACCGACCCTTGGGCTGGTGGTTGCGGTCGCAGATGATCAGGCGGGGAGGCTCGTAACGCGTGTCGAGCGTCATTCCATGCGCGGTGTTGAACTCCTTCAGGCCGTTCCCCTTCACGCCGAAGTGCTTCAGGTATTTGCCCGCCTTGTCGAACTTGAAGATGTGGTCGCTGGCGTAGCCGTCCGAGAGGAAGATGTCGCCGTTGGGCGCGACGGTGATCGCCGTGGGATTGAACTTCTTGAGGTCCAGCCCCGACTCCTTCGGGAAGGGCAGGCGCAGGACGATCTCGCCGGTCCGGGCGTTGAGCTTGACCCCTTCGGCGTTGTTGTTACGCGCCCCGTAGAGGAACTCGCCGCCCGCCTCGTCACGGATCTCGATGTCGTGCATGTCGGAGTACTGGTCGCCCAGGTACTTGCCGATCAACTTGCCCTCGGGCGAGAAGACGAAGACTCCGGCGTGGGCGCTCGTGTAGACGTTGCCGTCCTTGTCGACGGCCACCCCGCCGTGGGTCGGCCCGATGAGGGACTTCCCGTCGGTCCCCAGGCCCCAGCCCGGCACCGTGTCGAACGTCATGAGGCCGCAGCCCATGCGAACGGGCTGAGACTTGTCGGCGGCGGCCCCCGTCGACGCGAGCCCGAGGACGACGGCCGCGGCGATCGCGAGGGATGCGGAACGATGCTGCACGTTCAGGACTCCTGAGGGAGAGGATGTCGGCGCCGGAGATGCCGTACTCGGGCGCAGCGTCTCCCGCAGAGACTAACAGCCCCGGCCGGCGAGATACAGATCACGCCGCACTCACCGCCCTCCGTCTCGATTCTCCCGGTCGGACTGCGAATTGCACGCTTCCACGGTCAAGAAACGCGTCGGGTCGGCGAAGGCTTCCTGGAGAAATCCCCAAATACCGTCGACCTCGCCGAGTCCATCGGGATCGACCGGATCGAATCGGAGAAGCGGATGGCCTCCCCAGAGCAAGCCCAGGCGCGTCCCTTGTTCCGCAAGCTCGCCCTCGGCATGGCGGGCGTCTGCCTCGCGCTGGGCGGGATCGTCGTGTTCGCACCCGTCGAAGCCCCGACCTTCACGGCCGGGGTGTGCCTCTTCGTCGGCTTCGTCATGCTGACGATCGGACTGACCGGTTCGTGGCCCGCGCCGAGGAAGCGGTAGCCGGGCCGTCTTTGTCCGAGTTGAGGAAGGACCGCGGGCCCGGTCCGCCTCAGACGTCCAGGGTCCCCTCGATCGAATCGTCGAGGGTCACGCCGATCGCGGCGCCGACCAGCATCTTGATCCCGGCGACCATCCCGCCGTGCTTCGTGTCCCAGTAATAGCCCTCGGTCGGCGCGACCTCGATCACGGTGATGCGCGGGTCGTCCTGCCCCCCGGTGAACCAGGTTTTGAGGACGGGCTCCCACAACTCCGCGATCTTCGCCTTGTGCGCGGAAAGGGTGGCGCGGCCTTCGAGATAGAGGAAGTCGGAGTGCTGGGAGCCGTGGAAATAGAGCTTCACCGACGGGTCGCGTTGGAGCTCTTGCACCTGATGACTGTCATTCGCGGCCAGGAACCAGAGATGGCCCTGGTCGTCGACCTGCCGGACGTTCATCGGCCGGGTTCCCCGCGAGCCGGCCATCGGCACGGTGCAGAAGAAGCCGTTTTCCGCCTTGCGGACGATCGTCTGGATCTCGGCGACGGCCTTCGGGCCGTGGAGGTCTTCGTGATTCTGTTCCGGCTGATTCTGGTTGATCGAGTCCATGTGAGCCGCTTCCCGGTGTGAGTCGAATCCCTTGCAATGACTCGACCACGATCGCAATCGGCGTGCCGAGACGGGGCCGCGTGCGGCCTCATGCTAGCGGCGTCCTGGGGACGGCGTCGGGACTCGGACGAAGGGGACGTTTCCCTGCCGCGCCCTGACTCTATCCGCGACTCGTACGATACGGCCCTGGTACACTGACGCGTCGAGATGTGAGTCAGACAAGCGATCCTTGTTCCATCGGGGGGCGCATCGTGCCCGCCACGTCCAGCGCAGAAGATTCGTATCAGGCCGCCAATTTCTCGGTCGAGATCGACGGCTTCGCGAATGTGAGGGTGTCCCGGATCAGGGGGCTCCGCCGCAGGACGAGCGTGATCGTCGTGCGCGAGGGGGGCGACCCCGGGGCCGGCCGCTCGTCGCCGGGGCTGACCCGAATCGCCCCGATCATCCTGGAACGACCCCGCACTAACGACGACACCTTCGAGAGGTGGGCCGATCTCGTGGCCACCCGGACCGCGGGAGGACGCGATTTTCGCCGCTCCATGGCGATCGTCCTCCTGCTGCCCGACGGCACCCCGGGGATCCAGTACAACGTCTTCGATTGCTGGCCGTCGCGGTATGAGGCGGTCGACGAACTGGACGCCCTGTCGAGCCAGGCCGTGATGGAGCGTCTGGTCGTCCAGCACCAGGGATGGGAATCCCTGCGGCTCTAACGACCGCCAGGAGCCGCAGGAGTCGCCCCTCAGCCCAGGGACCAGCCCGGACGATAGTCGCGACGGATCATCGGGTCGGCCTCGGAAGCGTTGGTCGCCTTCAGCGCGGCGGCGTCCCATTCGAGCTTCCGGCCGACGCGGTAGGCCACGTTGCCGAGGTGGTTGGCCTCGGTCAGCCATCCCGCGTACTCGAAGTTACACGTGGTCGGCGCGCCGGTCTTGCAGGCGTGGATCCACTCGGCGTGGTGGCCGAGCGACTTCGGGATCGTCGGCTCGGGACGTTTGTAGTCGCGGAACCGCTCCTCAGGCAGCAGGAGGTTGCGGCCGTAGTCGGAGAGGAGCATCCCCTTCTCGCCGACGAAGAGCACGCCGCTGTCCCACTTCGGGATCGCCCCCGTGGTCCAGGGCTCGGGCTTCATGGCGCCCTGGTACCAGGTCAGGGTCAGGGCGGGCTGCTCTCCCCGGGCCTCGTACTCGTACACTGCCTTCATGCTGGCCGGCGCGATCTCGGCGTGCGGGGGCGGGCCGAAGGCCTCGATGGTGCTGGGGGTTTTGAGCTTCAGGGCCCAGAAGGGGAGGTCGATCCAGTGGCTCCCCAGGTCGCTCATGGTGCCGTTGCCGAAATCCCACCAGCGATACCATTTCGGGCCAGGGAAATAGACCTCGTGGAAGGGCCGCGACGCGACCGGCCCGAGCCAGAGGTCCCAGTCGAGGCCGGTCGGGATCGGCGTCGAACCCGTCGGCCGCTCGGTGACCGAGACGATGTCGCCGTTGGCCTTCGCATCCTCGGGGGACTGACGCCCCCAGGCGCGGCCGACCCACACGTGGACGTCCTTGACCGCGCCGACGGCCCCGGCCTGGATCAATTCGACGACCCGGCGGTAATTGTCGCCGGCGTGGATCTGCGTCCCCATCTGGGTGGCGACCCTGGCCTTGGCGGCGGCCTCGCGGATCAGCCTCGCCTCCCAGACGTCGTGGGTCAGCGGCTTCTCGCAGTAGACGTGCTTGCCCAGCAGCAGGGCCGGCAGGGTGGCGAAGGCGTGGGT
Protein-coding regions in this window:
- a CDS encoding Gfo/Idh/MocA family protein, whose translation is MTSDSTKAQPTPDGAASRRQFHRTATAAALGAFAAPAVVRGRNLNEKLSIACIGVGGRGGSNLADVSSEDVVALCDVYEGAVARAAQAHPRAKKYQDFRKLFDDLKSYDAVVVSTTEHTHAFATLPALLLGKHVYCEKPLTHDVWEARLIREAAAKARVATQMGTQIHAGDNYRRVVELIQAGAVGAVKDVHVWVGRAWGRQSPEDAKANGDIVSVTERPTGSTPIPTGLDWDLWLGPVASRPFHEVYFPGPKWYRWWDFGNGTMSDLGSHWIDLPFWALKLKTPSTIEAFGPPPHAEIAPASMKAVYEYEARGEQPALTLTWYQGAMKPEPWTTGAIPKWDSGVLFVGEKGMLLSDYGRNLLLPEERFRDYKRPEPTIPKSLGHHAEWIHACKTGAPTTCNFEYAGWLTEANHLGNVAYRVGRKLEWDAAALKATNASEADPMIRRDYRPGWSLG